In Microcoleus sp. FACHB-831, one genomic interval encodes:
- a CDS encoding CHAT domain-containing protein, giving the protein MEKLVILDIDGDLHQGAIATLEIREDGKRAVTQTRAKGKLPPAPELIEQCDRWQSLYRNLSFLFRLEERGGQIAQGSTKDILDSCRQSAETLADSLTTWLKAESFRPIREKLLEKLSPSDTVRLILQIEDNQLRRLPWHLWDFFERYPKAEVALGATAYERVENLGQFREKPRILAILGNGNGIDIEADRRLLSSLLCDAEIVFLVEPQRQQLYQQLWDSAGWDILFFAGHSSSQATGETGEIEINSSDRLTITELTYALKKAIARGLQLAIFNSCDGLGLARSLESLHIPQIIVMREPVPDLVAQEFLKYFLTAFASGESFYTAVREAREQLQALEDRCPCASWLPVICQNPTSNFRFWILDFGLGSEDERHEVLEPNTPADNPKSTTIAARRVVQNPKCPYQGLSAFQEADAQFFFGREAYTEKLLQAVYERSLVTTIGPSGSGKSSVVFAGLIPRLRLTQDWLIVSFRPGNRPFLKLAEQLILLLEPDLSETDRLVEINKLATAVQQRDLALADVVERILHKTAIARACFQTSPPDSDPPQPPLRRGENSVKVPLFKGDLGGSASLKTDPTRLLLVADQFEELYTLCPGVETRQRFLDELLATVNQAPNFTLILTLRADFCEYALSYHPFASALQRFPPEFLAPMSSEELQAAIEKPAAQLGVQIEEGLRSRILDAVSCEPGQLPLLQFALTLLWEQQCNGILTHAAYDAIGGVEQALASYAEKVYTALKSAEQQQAKQIFLQLVHPGEGTADTRRIATCTEVGQDNWNLVTRLADARLVVTRQDEATSVETVEIVHEALIREWQRLRQWLEENRSFRTWQERLRTTMRQWETSNQDEGILWRGAPLLEAQHWYAERSADLSLKEQNFIQASLALQARELRIRDRRRQQVIGGLTTALLGTVLLVAIATWQWQRAESNAVDAQLNDLSASSAELLASNKELEALLESLKAGRQLQRASKVNPDTRIRVLTVLQQAVYGVREYNRLVHRRTVIGVSFSPDGKTIASASDDGTVKLWRKDGTLLKTLGGHTANVRSVSFSPDGQMLASASYDNTVRLWRQDGKAIAILIGHSNKVNSVTFSPDGEILASASADKTVKLWRTSGTPIATLKGHRSWVTSVSFSPDGQTLATAGTDKTIRLWSRDGKLLSTLNGHKASINSVSFSPNGKMLASASGDKTVKLWQRDGKLIKTLTEHNDKVWSVSFSPDGLTFASASADKTVKLWQMDGRAIATLKGHTASIYTVSFSPDGQSIASASADATVKLWHPNLQKLPTLQNHNSDVWGVSFSPDGQALVSASGDKTIKLWHPNGSAIANLKGHAAAIYSINFSPDGLSFASAGADKTVKLWHRDGTLLKTFNGHSGDVFGVNFSPDGQTLASASADKTVKLWHRDGRAIATLIGHKRGVTSVSFSPDGQMLASASADETIKLWRLDGSLITTLEEHSADVLSVSFSPQGSVLASASADGSVKIWSLGGQLLKTLTGHTNRVNSISFSPNGEIIASASADGTVKLWNVSGKLLKTLKGHSSSVLSVSFSPDGQTIASASSDRTIVLWNFDLDALLVLDCAWMRDYLRSRSILASDRHLCDK; this is encoded by the coding sequence ATGGAAAAGTTAGTCATCCTGGATATCGATGGTGACTTGCATCAGGGAGCAATAGCAACGCTGGAAATTCGCGAAGATGGCAAGCGTGCTGTAACCCAAACCCGTGCTAAAGGAAAATTGCCTCCAGCGCCAGAATTGATCGAACAGTGCGATCGCTGGCAGTCTCTCTATCGCAATCTATCGTTTTTGTTTCGCCTGGAAGAACGTGGCGGACAAATCGCCCAAGGTTCCACAAAAGATATACTCGATTCTTGCCGCCAGTCTGCTGAGACCTTAGCAGATAGTTTGACAACTTGGCTCAAAGCAGAGTCATTTCGCCCGATTCGAGAAAAATTACTCGAAAAACTGTCGCCATCAGATACGGTGCGGTTGATTCTGCAAATAGAAGACAACCAACTGCGACGACTCCCCTGGCATTTATGGGATTTTTTCGAGCGTTACCCCAAGGCAGAAGTAGCGCTGGGGGCAACAGCTTACGAAAGGGTGGAAAATTTAGGGCAATTTCGGGAAAAGCCTAGAATATTAGCAATTTTGGGCAACGGTAACGGTATTGATATTGAAGCAGACCGACGGTTACTTTCGAGTTTGCTCTGCGATGCAGAAATTGTTTTTCTCGTGGAGCCGCAACGCCAACAACTATATCAACAACTCTGGGACTCAGCAGGCTGGGATATTCTGTTTTTTGCCGGACATAGTTCCAGCCAAGCGACTGGGGAAACGGGTGAGATTGAGATTAATAGTAGCGATCGCCTCACTATAACTGAGTTAACTTATGCTCTAAAAAAAGCGATTGCACGCGGCTTACAGTTAGCAATTTTCAACTCCTGCGATGGACTAGGTTTGGCAAGATCCTTAGAAAGCCTCCACATTCCCCAAATCATCGTCATGCGGGAACCAGTACCCGACTTGGTTGCCCAAGAATTTCTTAAATATTTTCTCACGGCTTTTGCTAGCGGTGAATCTTTTTATACGGCTGTCCGAGAAGCGCGGGAACAGTTGCAAGCTTTAGAAGATCGATGCCCATGTGCCAGTTGGTTGCCAGTCATCTGCCAGAATCCCACATCCAATTTTAGATTTTGGATTTTAGATTTTGGATTGGGTTCTGAGGATGAACGGCACGAGGTTTTAGAACCCAACACTCCAGCCGATAATCCAAAATCTACTACCATAGCGGCGCGTAGGGTAGTCCAAAATCCAAAATGTCCTTACCAGGGTTTGTCTGCATTTCAAGAAGCAGATGCACAGTTCTTCTTTGGAAGAGAAGCTTATACAGAAAAACTGTTGCAAGCCGTATACGAGCGATCGCTTGTAACCACAATTGGCCCTTCTGGTAGCGGTAAATCATCAGTTGTCTTTGCTGGTTTAATTCCTCGCCTGCGTCTGACACAAGACTGGCTAATTGTTAGCTTTCGTCCTGGAAACCGTCCCTTTTTGAAATTGGCAGAACAGCTAATTTTGCTCTTAGAACCAGACTTAAGCGAAACCGACCGCCTGGTTGAAATCAACAAACTAGCAACAGCAGTTCAGCAGCGGGACTTGGCATTGGCGGATGTAGTCGAGCGGATTTTGCACAAAACAGCGATCGCTAGGGCGTGTTTTCAAACTTCGCCGCCAGATTCAGATCCCCCCCAGCCCCCCTTAAGAAGGGGGGAGAATTCAGTCAAAGTCCCCCTTTTTAAGGGGGATTTAGGGGGATCTGCGAGTTTGAAAACAGACCCTACCCGTCTGCTTTTAGTCGCCGATCAGTTTGAGGAATTGTATACCCTTTGCCCCGGAGTAGAAACCCGTCAGCGCTTTTTAGATGAATTGTTAGCAACTGTCAACCAAGCGCCAAACTTTACCCTAATTCTGACTTTAAGAGCGGATTTCTGCGAATACGCGCTCTCTTATCATCCATTTGCCTCTGCATTGCAGCGCTTCCCACCAGAATTTTTGGCGCCAATGAGCAGCGAGGAACTGCAAGCCGCCATAGAAAAACCAGCCGCACAGCTAGGGGTACAGATAGAAGAAGGACTGCGATCGCGCATTTTAGATGCCGTTAGTTGCGAACCCGGTCAACTGCCATTGCTACAGTTTGCCCTTACCTTGCTATGGGAACAACAATGCAACGGTATCCTTACCCATGCTGCCTATGATGCCATTGGGGGTGTCGAACAAGCACTCGCAAGTTATGCGGAAAAGGTCTACACCGCACTCAAGTCGGCAGAACAGCAACAGGCAAAGCAAATATTTCTGCAACTTGTACATCCCGGTGAAGGTACGGCGGATACTCGTCGCATCGCCACTTGTACTGAGGTAGGACAAGACAATTGGAACTTAGTCACGCGCCTAGCTGATGCTCGTTTAGTTGTCACCAGACAAGATGAAGCAACGAGCGTTGAAACTGTCGAAATCGTCCATGAAGCACTCATCCGGGAATGGCAACGGTTGCGTCAGTGGCTAGAAGAAAACCGCAGCTTCCGTACTTGGCAGGAGCGATTGCGTACAACCATGCGCCAGTGGGAAACCAGCAACCAAGACGAGGGAATACTGTGGCGGGGTGCGCCGTTGTTGGAAGCGCAACATTGGTACGCGGAACGTTCGGCGGATCTGAGTTTAAAAGAGCAGAATTTTATACAGGCGAGTTTGGCACTGCAAGCACGAGAGCTGAGGATACGCGATCGCCGCCGCCAACAAGTTATCGGGGGACTGACGACCGCTTTGCTAGGAACAGTATTGCTAGTTGCGATCGCCACCTGGCAATGGCAGCGAGCCGAATCTAACGCAGTCGATGCCCAACTCAATGATTTAAGTGCCTCTTCAGCAGAACTTTTAGCCTCGAATAAAGAACTAGAAGCGCTGCTGGAAAGTTTAAAAGCAGGTAGACAACTGCAACGCGCCAGTAAGGTAAATCCCGATACTCGCATTCGAGTTTTAACTGTATTGCAGCAAGCAGTCTACGGTGTGAGAGAGTATAACCGTCTGGTACATCGCAGAACTGTAATTGGCGTCAGTTTTAGCCCGGATGGAAAGACCATAGCCTCTGCAAGCGATGACGGGACGGTTAAACTTTGGCGCAAAGATGGCACGCTGTTAAAGACCCTTGGGGGTCATACCGCCAATGTCAGGAGTGTCAGCTTCAGTCCTGACGGTCAAATGCTGGCTTCTGCGAGTTATGACAATACTGTGAGACTTTGGCGACAAGACGGGAAGGCGATCGCTATTCTCATCGGCCACTCTAACAAAGTTAATAGCGTTACTTTTAGCCCCGATGGTGAGATTCTAGCCTCTGCCAGTGCCGACAAAACCGTAAAACTCTGGCGAACGAGCGGAACCCCCATCGCAACTTTGAAAGGTCATCGCTCTTGGGTGACGAGTGTTAGTTTCAGTCCAGACGGCCAAACTTTAGCTACGGCTGGTACAGACAAAACAATTAGACTCTGGAGCCGGGATGGTAAGTTGCTAAGTACTTTAAATGGGCATAAGGCTTCTATCAACAGCGTCAGTTTCAGCCCCAATGGTAAGATGTTGGCTTCTGCCAGCGGGGACAAAACGGTAAAACTCTGGCAACGGGATGGAAAGCTAATAAAAACTTTGACAGAACACAACGATAAAGTTTGGTCTGTGAGTTTTAGTCCCGACGGTTTAACTTTTGCTTCTGCTAGTGCGGATAAGACGGTGAAGCTTTGGCAAATGGATGGAAGGGCGATCGCTACTCTTAAAGGTCACACTGCTTCTATTTACACCGTTAGCTTCAGTCCCGATGGTCAAAGCATAGCCTCAGCCAGTGCAGATGCTACGGTTAAACTCTGGCATCCTAATCTGCAAAAGCTTCCTACTTTGCAGAACCATAATTCTGATGTTTGGGGTGTAAGTTTTAGTCCAGATGGCCAGGCTTTGGTTTCCGCCAGCGGGGATAAAACTATCAAGCTTTGGCATCCAAATGGCAGCGCGATCGCTAATCTCAAAGGACACGCTGCTGCGATTTACAGCATTAATTTCAGCCCTGACGGGCTAAGTTTTGCTTCCGCTGGTGCTGATAAAACGGTTAAACTTTGGCATCGAGATGGCACGCTTTTGAAAACTTTTAATGGGCATAGTGGCGATGTCTTTGGTGTGAATTTTAGCCCCGATGGCCAGACTTTAGCCTCAGCTAGTGCTGACAAAACCGTGAAACTTTGGCATCGGGATGGGAGGGCGATCGCTACGTTGATAGGGCATAAAAGAGGGGTTACAAGCGTCAGCTTTAGTCCCGATGGTCAGATGTTGGCCTCTGCCAGTGCTGACGAAACTATTAAGCTTTGGCGACTTGATGGGAGTTTAATAACAACGTTGGAGGAGCATAGTGCTGATGTTTTGAGCGTGAGTTTTAGCCCTCAAGGTAGCGTGTTAGCTTCTGCTAGCGCTGATGGAAGTGTAAAAATTTGGAGCCTCGGCGGTCAGTTGCTTAAAACTTTAACAGGGCATACAAATCGCGTTAATAGCATCAGCTTCAGCCCCAATGGTGAAATTATAGCTTCTGCGAGTGCTGACGGAACTGTAAAACTTTGGAATGTTAGCGGCAAATTACTTAAAACTCTTAAGGGGCATAGTTCTAGCGTTTTGAGCGTAAGTTTTAGCCCGGATGGTCAAACTATCGCTTCAGCTAGTAGCGATCGCACTATTGTTTTGTGGAATTTTGATCTTGATGCTCTACTGGTTTTAGATTGTGCTTGGATGCGCGACTACCTGCGATCGCGCTCCATACTTGCAAGCGATCGCCATCTTTGCGATAAGTAG
- a CDS encoding S9 family peptidase: MQSATVEQKPSQLPPLIPRDILFGNPERTSPQLSPDGKYLAYIAPDDKNVLQVWLRTVGQEDDRQLTADKKRGIRIFFWTYNTDQLLYMQDSEGDENFHLYLVNIQSNIVRDITPFQGIQAQPIELDPNFPSEALVGMNLNDPSKHDVYRINLKNGAAELDTENPGNIVGWTADAQFQVRAATAATPDGGYDLLFRETIDKPWETLRHWGPDDEGGAVSFSADGKTLYISGSHDANASRLIALDLATRKETVIAEDPQYDIGGILVHPVTRVIQAVSFYKDKQEWQVLDESIAADFEAIAQVSPGDFAVGSRDLADKNWLVSYMADNGPVYYYAYNRDSKTSSLLFSNQPKLEGLQLASMQPISYEARDGLTIHGYLTTPVGIPANNLPTVLLVHGGPWARDTWGYDPEAQWLANRGYAVLQVNFRGSVGYGKAFVNAGNREWAAKMHDDLIDAVNWLVEKGISDRNKIAIMGGSYGGYATLVGLTFTPDAFACGVDIVGPSNLITLMQSIPPYWAPMKAMFSHRLGDLETEEEFLKERSPLFYVDRIQKPLLIGQGANDPRVKQAESEQIVEAMQKAGKPVEYALYTDEGHGFARPENRLHFFAITEDFLAKYLGGRCEPIGDIQGHSGVVKS; encoded by the coding sequence ATGCAATCGGCAACAGTCGAACAGAAGCCAAGCCAACTACCGCCGCTGATTCCCCGCGATATTCTCTTCGGCAACCCAGAACGCACCAGCCCGCAACTTTCACCCGATGGCAAGTACCTAGCCTACATCGCCCCCGACGATAAAAATGTCTTGCAAGTATGGCTGCGTACCGTCGGACAAGAAGACGACCGCCAGCTAACCGCCGACAAAAAGCGCGGCATTCGCATATTCTTCTGGACTTATAACACCGACCAATTGCTATATATGCAAGACTCGGAAGGCGACGAGAACTTTCACCTCTACTTAGTCAACATACAGTCCAACATCGTCCGTGACATAACGCCGTTCCAAGGAATTCAAGCTCAACCCATCGAACTCGACCCGAATTTCCCTTCAGAAGCGCTAGTGGGGATGAACCTGAACGACCCCAGCAAACACGATGTCTACCGCATCAACCTGAAAAACGGTGCAGCTGAGTTAGATACCGAAAACCCAGGCAATATCGTTGGCTGGACGGCTGACGCCCAGTTCCAAGTACGCGCAGCCACAGCCGCAACGCCAGATGGTGGTTACGATCTATTGTTCCGGGAAACGATAGATAAGCCTTGGGAAACTCTCCGCCACTGGGGGCCAGATGATGAAGGCGGCGCGGTTAGTTTCTCGGCTGATGGTAAAACACTCTACATCAGCGGCAGTCACGATGCTAACGCCAGCCGTTTGATTGCCCTAGATTTAGCCACCCGTAAGGAAACAGTTATTGCCGAAGATCCTCAATACGACATCGGCGGGATACTCGTCCACCCAGTTACGCGAGTCATCCAGGCGGTTTCCTTCTATAAAGACAAACAAGAGTGGCAGGTACTTGATGAAAGCATAGCTGCTGATTTTGAGGCGATCGCTCAAGTAAGTCCAGGAGATTTTGCAGTTGGCAGCCGCGACCTGGCCGACAAAAACTGGCTAGTATCTTACATGGCTGACAATGGCCCTGTCTATTACTACGCCTACAACCGAGACTCGAAAACCAGTAGCTTGCTTTTTAGCAACCAACCCAAACTCGAAGGCTTGCAGCTTGCATCCATGCAACCAATTTCCTACGAGGCACGGGACGGCTTAACAATTCACGGCTACCTGACAACGCCTGTAGGGATACCTGCAAACAATTTACCAACAGTGCTTCTCGTTCATGGTGGCCCCTGGGCACGCGATACTTGGGGTTACGACCCAGAAGCGCAGTGGCTAGCCAATCGAGGTTATGCCGTACTGCAAGTAAACTTTCGGGGTTCCGTTGGCTACGGCAAAGCATTCGTCAACGCTGGCAATCGCGAGTGGGCGGCTAAGATGCACGACGACTTGATTGATGCCGTTAATTGGCTGGTGGAAAAAGGCATTTCTGACCGTAATAAGATTGCCATCATGGGCGGTTCTTATGGCGGTTATGCAACCTTAGTGGGATTGACTTTCACTCCCGATGCGTTCGCCTGCGGCGTGGATATCGTTGGCCCCAGCAATTTGATAACGCTAATGCAAAGTATCCCCCCATATTGGGCACCGATGAAGGCAATGTTTTCCCATCGCCTGGGAGATTTGGAGACAGAAGAGGAGTTTTTGAAAGAGCGATCGCCCCTATTTTATGTTGACCGCATCCAAAAACCTTTACTAATCGGCCAAGGTGCAAACGATCCGCGAGTTAAGCAAGCAGAAAGCGAACAAATTGTAGAGGCGATGCAAAAAGCAGGTAAGCCTGTTGAATACGCCCTCTACACCGATGAAGGACACGGCTTCGCACGTCCAGAAAATCGACTGCACTTCTTCGCCATAACCGAGGATTTCTTAGCCAAATACTTAGGCGGTCGGTGCGAACCCATAGGAGACATCCAAGGCCATTCCGGTGTAGTGAAGTCATAG
- a CDS encoding glycosyltransferase — protein sequence MTQIAPVQKLETYNEPVQKWRNRNLYYYKDLEKFYCSVVQPRADVLEVGIGLGELLNAVEPKHGLGIDRSEQTVENSRTNFPDLEFAVEDIEEFAPNQSFDYILLANTISYIGDIQKALRNIHKACTPSTRVVLTYHNPAWEIILRLATLLKQRMPFLSLNWLSYQDIENLLSLNGFEVVYRGKRMLFPKRIPLISWFFNSFLAHLPGFNSLCLTEYAIARIRPSEDEKQKRIDQMTCSVIVPARNESKNIEGCVTRLPKMGKHTEIIFIEGHSKDDTWSEIQRVQAEYGDRWDIKIAQQSGKGKGDAVRQGFDMATGDVLIILDSDLTVKPEELIYFYEAVASGFCEFANGCRLIYPVNKEAMPWLNQMANRFFAWFLSYLLSTKIKDSLCGTKALTKENYQKIADNRSYFGDFDPFGDFDLLFGAAKLGLHIKDIPVRYVPRTYGSSNIQHVKEGLTLFKMCMYAAKKIKFI from the coding sequence ATGACTCAGATCGCCCCTGTACAAAAGTTGGAAACTTATAACGAACCCGTACAAAAGTGGAGAAACCGCAATCTTTATTACTATAAAGATTTAGAAAAATTTTACTGTTCTGTAGTTCAACCAAGAGCCGATGTTCTAGAAGTTGGCATAGGATTGGGAGAATTGCTGAACGCTGTAGAACCTAAACATGGTTTGGGAATTGACAGAAGCGAGCAAACGGTTGAGAATTCGCGCACAAACTTCCCTGATTTAGAGTTTGCTGTCGAAGATATAGAGGAATTTGCTCCTAACCAATCATTTGACTATATATTACTGGCGAATACAATTAGCTACATTGGCGATATTCAGAAGGCATTGAGAAACATACACAAAGCCTGTACGCCATCTACTCGGGTAGTTTTAACTTATCATAATCCAGCCTGGGAAATAATTTTGAGATTGGCTACCTTACTTAAGCAGAGGATGCCTTTCTTGTCCTTAAATTGGCTAAGTTATCAGGATATTGAGAATTTGCTAAGTCTCAATGGATTTGAGGTAGTTTATCGCGGCAAGCGGATGCTATTTCCCAAGCGAATTCCTCTAATTTCTTGGTTTTTTAATAGCTTTTTAGCTCATCTACCAGGATTCAATAGCTTGTGTTTAACAGAATACGCTATAGCAAGAATCCGCCCAAGCGAGGATGAGAAACAGAAAAGAATCGATCAAATGACTTGTTCAGTTATTGTTCCAGCGCGAAACGAATCCAAGAATATAGAGGGTTGCGTTACGCGGCTGCCAAAAATGGGCAAGCACACTGAAATTATTTTTATAGAGGGGCACTCTAAGGATGATACTTGGAGTGAAATTCAGCGCGTCCAAGCTGAATATGGCGATCGCTGGGATATTAAGATAGCCCAGCAAAGTGGCAAAGGTAAGGGAGACGCAGTTCGTCAAGGCTTTGACATGGCGACTGGTGACGTACTGATCATTCTCGACTCAGATTTGACAGTTAAGCCAGAAGAGCTAATTTATTTCTACGAGGCGGTGGCTTCTGGATTCTGTGAATTTGCCAATGGCTGTAGATTAATCTATCCAGTAAATAAAGAAGCTATGCCTTGGCTTAACCAGATGGCGAATAGATTTTTTGCCTGGTTCCTGTCTTACTTGTTAAGTACCAAGATCAAAGATTCGCTTTGTGGAACTAAGGCGCTTACTAAGGAAAACTATCAGAAGATAGCAGATAATCGCTCGTATTTTGGAGATTTCGACCCATTTGGAGATTTCGATCTTCTATTTGGTGCTGCTAAACTTGGCCTGCATATTAAAGATATCCCAGTTAGATACGTCCCTAGAACTTATGGAAGTTCAAACATTCAACACGTTAAAGAAGGACTTACCCTTTTTAAGATGTGTATGTATGCAGCCAAGAAAATCAAGTTCATTTAG
- a CDS encoding glycosyltransferase family 39 protein produces the protein MKRLILPILLGAFLIRFLLPLFAFIYTNNPLVFHSADTGLYIEPATQLLATGRFLNKDGVTPDIEYPPGYPLLLLPGLLLNNPEGVTIGLQILLSCLTVYLVYQVALLLSGGKVKLSALCAGLYAVEPLSILYTTKLMSETLYTTILMVFLYCFCKYIECRRFKYLLFSAIALGVSTYVRPISYYLPFLITIFLLIWIFTKIQKKKIFLVHACLFFVISMGIIGVWEVRNRVVAGYPGFAAGVDVNLYFYKAASVLAVKENIPFVDMQKKLGFLDRQIYYSLHPELRNGTQTERYLSMREDGKKILAENRLVYLILHLKGIVQVLSGPGAGEYISLFGRNVNELGKTQGAFQDSRTETAKSIMQKDPVIFGTYALMGVLLFAYILLAAVGLISYRNWLNNIPFMALLSLGFYLLAAAGGQSGYSRFRHPIMPLICILAGYGLSVIFDKFSKKNSLEEQSVAE, from the coding sequence ATGAAAAGACTAATTCTGCCCATACTGTTAGGCGCTTTTTTAATTAGATTTTTACTTCCGCTTTTTGCCTTTATTTATACCAACAACCCATTAGTATTCCATTCAGCCGATACAGGCTTATACATAGAACCAGCCACTCAACTACTAGCAACTGGTCGCTTTCTAAACAAAGATGGTGTAACGCCAGATATTGAATATCCGCCTGGGTATCCATTATTATTACTTCCCGGTCTTTTGTTAAACAACCCCGAAGGAGTTACTATTGGCCTACAAATCCTTTTAAGTTGTTTAACAGTTTACCTAGTTTACCAAGTTGCATTGCTTTTATCTGGAGGTAAAGTTAAACTTTCAGCTTTATGTGCTGGGTTATATGCAGTTGAACCACTTTCAATTTTGTATACGACAAAACTAATGTCGGAGACATTATATACCACTATATTAATGGTGTTTTTATATTGTTTTTGTAAGTATATAGAATGCAGACGCTTCAAATATTTACTCTTCTCTGCAATTGCTTTAGGGGTCTCCACTTATGTTAGACCCATCAGCTATTACTTGCCGTTTCTAATAACTATTTTTCTATTAATCTGGATTTTTACCAAAATACAGAAGAAAAAAATATTCCTCGTTCACGCCTGTTTGTTTTTTGTAATTTCCATGGGAATCATTGGCGTTTGGGAAGTTAGGAACAGGGTTGTGGCTGGATATCCTGGATTTGCGGCTGGTGTTGATGTTAATCTCTATTTTTATAAAGCTGCGTCCGTCCTGGCTGTGAAAGAGAACATCCCCTTCGTTGATATGCAAAAGAAGCTGGGATTTCTAGATCGACAAATTTATTATAGTTTGCACCCAGAACTACGCAACGGAACCCAAACGGAGAGATATTTGTCCATGCGCGAAGATGGCAAAAAGATTCTCGCCGAAAATCGCTTGGTTTATCTAATTCTGCACTTAAAGGGCATTGTACAAGTTCTCAGCGGGCCTGGTGCTGGCGAGTACATAAGTTTATTTGGGCGCAATGTTAACGAACTAGGAAAAACTCAAGGAGCATTTCAAGATAGCAGAACAGAAACCGCCAAAAGCATTATGCAAAAAGATCCTGTAATTTTCGGAACTTACGCACTTATGGGCGTGCTTTTATTTGCCTACATTTTACTGGCGGCGGTAGGGTTGATTTCTTATAGAAATTGGCTCAACAATATACCATTTATGGCGCTTCTGAGTTTGGGTTTTTACTTACTTGCCGCTGCTGGAGGGCAAAGCGGTTACAGCCGTTTTCGCCATCCAATTATGCCGCTTATCTGCATTCTTGCCGGATATGGCTTGTCTGTAATTTTTGATAAGTTCAGCAAGAAGAATTCTCTAGAAGAACAAAGCGTTGCCGAGTAG